One Prevotella melaninogenica DNA window includes the following coding sequences:
- a CDS encoding DUF5689 domain-containing protein, protein MKKLKYLMMAAVCALFASCMGDSYAEPAETGSAPYGNNELTETNVISIAQLKSKFANYIATDYRDGVSYAKVTDDIKIKAIVTSSDVAGNIYQELALQDATGAIIVSVAQGGLHGALPIGTEVLVSLKDLYVGNYGKQAQIGVPSVNASGATTIGRISRTVWDQHYKILSSGNKVEPTEFASGTNATTWNLDTDGGKLGIIRNVSFKSSNSSKVTDTFADANGGAGSVSWTLNEQDGRKVIVYNSNFAKFANSKVPTGKVDIVGIFKRFNNQWEIIIRSLDDIKPAEKVDPFKGLPGKGDGTQANPLDITRALAYAKLNKKDANTYYIKGIISQIDEVSTQYGNARYYLSNDGTTTDQLQVFRGLYLNGDKFTDPSQISVGKKVLILGTLDFYEATSNPQVGRNSKIISIN, encoded by the coding sequence ATGAAGAAACTGAAATATTTAATGATGGCAGCTGTCTGCGCACTCTTTGCATCTTGTATGGGCGATAGCTACGCAGAGCCAGCTGAAACAGGTTCGGCGCCATACGGCAACAATGAACTGACCGAAACAAATGTCATTTCTATTGCTCAGCTGAAGAGTAAGTTTGCTAACTATATTGCGACGGATTACCGTGATGGCGTCAGCTATGCTAAGGTTACAGACGATATCAAGATAAAGGCTATCGTTACAAGTTCTGACGTTGCTGGTAACATCTATCAGGAGTTAGCTTTGCAGGACGCAACAGGTGCTATTATCGTTAGTGTTGCTCAGGGTGGTTTGCATGGTGCACTACCTATCGGCACGGAAGTCTTGGTAAGTCTGAAGGACCTTTACGTAGGCAACTATGGTAAGCAGGCACAGATTGGTGTTCCTTCTGTGAATGCTTCTGGTGCAACAACCATTGGTCGTATCAGCCGTACTGTTTGGGATCAGCACTATAAGATTCTCTCTTCTGGTAATAAGGTTGAACCTACTGAGTTTGCTTCTGGCACCAACGCAACAACTTGGAACCTCGACACTGATGGCGGTAAGTTGGGTATTATCCGTAACGTTAGCTTTAAGAGTAGCAACAGCAGTAAGGTTACTGATACTTTCGCTGATGCTAATGGCGGTGCGGGTAGCGTTAGCTGGACCCTAAACGAGCAGGATGGCAGAAAGGTTATCGTGTATAATAGTAACTTTGCTAAATTCGCTAATAGCAAGGTCCCAACGGGTAAGGTTGACATCGTTGGTATCTTCAAACGCTTTAATAACCAGTGGGAGATTATCATCCGCTCACTTGATGACATCAAGCCTGCAGAGAAGGTTGACCCATTCAAGGGACTCCCAGGCAAGGGTGATGGCACACAGGCTAACCCATTGGATATCACACGTGCTTTGGCTTATGCAAAGTTGAATAAGAAGGATGCTAACACTTACTATATCAAGGGTATCATCTCACAGATAGATGAGGTTTCAACTCAGTATGGTAATGCTCGCTACTACCTGTCTAATGATGGTACAACAACTGACCAGTTGCAGGTGTTCCGTGGCTTGTACTTGAATGGCGATAAGTTCACTGACCCTTCACAGATTAGTGTAGGAAAGAAGGTTCTTATCCTTGGTACCTTGGATTTTTACGAGGCAACATCAAACCCACAGGTTGGTCGTAACAGTAAGATTATCTCAATTAATTAA
- a CDS encoding choice-of-anchor J domain-containing protein produces the protein MKKIIYSMMALAMTTTVFTSCEDVPAPYSVTFEENNNNNTNTPTTPTAGTGTEADPFNVAAALKYIDAGQNLDKDVYVSGTIVSVKEIDAANYGNATYLISDDGTTNGQLTVYRGYALGNKKFTASDKLNAGDKVVVYGKLVNFKGTKEFTQGNYIYSLNGNKAAQPTPTADLNTETTAWTVTEAVQKIQANQTATGEAYVKGVISEVVSYNENYKSITYYISDNGTDKTLQVFSGKGLNGADFAAKTDLQAGQTVVVKGNLKAFTNKQGKVIMEIDKNNKIISISGASTPQPAATGLTAKFETGMDNFTINNITLPADLSFVWKHDATNKYMKASAFKKPTNYAAESRLTSPAFSLAGKTTATLSFKHAAKFFANAANEFKVQVSTDGTTWHDVAVSTYPTGTDWKFVDATCNLSAYAGKATVYIGFLYTSTATKAGTWEIKDVEVK, from the coding sequence ATGAAAAAGATTATTTATTCAATGATGGCGCTGGCTATGACAACAACTGTCTTCACAAGCTGTGAGGATGTTCCAGCTCCATACAGTGTTACATTTGAAGAGAACAACAATAACAACACAAACACACCTACCACTCCTACTGCTGGAACTGGTACAGAGGCTGACCCATTCAACGTTGCTGCAGCGTTGAAGTATATTGATGCTGGTCAGAACCTTGATAAGGATGTATATGTTTCTGGTACAATCGTTAGTGTCAAGGAGATTGATGCTGCCAACTATGGTAATGCTACCTATCTTATCTCTGACGATGGAACGACCAACGGACAGTTGACTGTATATCGCGGCTATGCACTTGGTAATAAGAAGTTCACTGCAAGCGATAAACTTAACGCTGGCGATAAGGTTGTTGTATATGGTAAACTTGTAAACTTCAAGGGTACGAAGGAGTTCACACAGGGCAACTATATCTACTCTCTCAATGGTAATAAGGCTGCTCAGCCAACACCAACAGCTGACTTGAATACAGAGACTACTGCATGGACTGTTACTGAAGCTGTACAAAAGATTCAGGCTAACCAGACTGCTACGGGCGAGGCTTATGTAAAGGGTGTTATCTCTGAGGTAGTTTCTTATAACGAGAACTATAAGAGTATCACTTACTATATCTCTGATAACGGTACAGACAAGACGCTCCAGGTATTCTCTGGTAAGGGTCTCAATGGTGCTGACTTCGCTGCAAAGACTGATCTTCAAGCTGGTCAGACGGTAGTTGTTAAGGGTAACCTTAAGGCTTTCACCAATAAGCAGGGCAAGGTTATCATGGAGATTGACAAGAACAATAAGATTATCTCTATCAGCGGTGCTTCTACTCCTCAGCCTGCTGCTACTGGTCTTACCGCTAAGTTTGAGACTGGTATGGATAACTTTACTATCAACAACATTACACTCCCAGCAGACCTTTCTTTCGTATGGAAGCATGATGCAACTAATAAGTACATGAAGGCTTCTGCATTTAAGAAGCCTACTAACTATGCTGCTGAGAGCCGTCTTACATCTCCTGCTTTCAGCCTCGCAGGTAAGACTACTGCCACCCTTTCTTTCAAGCATGCAGCTAAGTTCTTCGCTAATGCAGCTAACGAGTTTAAGGTACAGGTGTCTACAGATGGTACAACATGGCATGACGTTGCTGTTTCAACTTATCCTACAGGTACTGACTGGAAATTCGTCGATGCTACATGCAACCTCTCTGCATACGCAGGTAAGGCTACTGTTTACATTGGATTCCTCTATACAAGCACTGCTACTAAGGCTGGTACATGGGAAATCAAGGACGTAGAAGTTAAGTAA